The Candidatus Koribacter versatilis Ellin345 genome has a segment encoding these proteins:
- a CDS encoding HAD family hydrolase, translating into MQLKAIVFDYGMVLSLSPTEDDWSRLASVFNVSVEQFQEPYWDLRLDYDRAVYTGQTYWFAVAEHLGKTISHADVHRLIAFDNEQWTKANPEMLEFAWQAKAAGLKIGILSNMQSDMLHAMRQRLNWLNRFDAQIYTCDIGSVKPEPEAYRAVLAALHVSAGESLFFDDKQPNIDGARAVGMHAELFEGETETAYQAVERLGVPLAERKCAD; encoded by the coding sequence ATGCAGTTGAAAGCCATCGTTTTCGATTACGGCATGGTCCTCTCCCTTTCTCCGACGGAGGACGACTGGTCGCGTCTCGCCTCGGTCTTCAACGTCTCCGTCGAACAATTCCAGGAGCCCTATTGGGACCTCCGCCTCGACTACGATCGCGCCGTTTACACCGGACAAACCTACTGGTTTGCTGTAGCGGAACATCTCGGCAAGACCATCTCGCATGCCGACGTTCACCGCCTCATCGCCTTCGACAACGAACAGTGGACCAAGGCCAATCCCGAGATGCTCGAATTCGCATGGCAAGCCAAAGCCGCTGGCCTGAAAATCGGCATTCTCTCCAACATGCAAAGCGACATGCTCCACGCCATGCGTCAGCGCCTCAATTGGCTCAACCGCTTCGACGCCCAGATTTACACCTGCGATATCGGCTCCGTGAAACCTGAGCCGGAGGCCTACCGCGCCGTCCTTGCGGCTCTCCACGTCAGCGCCGGCGAGTCCCTCTTCTTCGACGACAAGCAGCCCAATATTGACGGCGCTCGCGCCGTCGGCATGCACGCTGAGTTGTTCGAAGGCGAAACCGAAACCGCCTACCAGGCCGTCGAGCGCCTCGGCGTCCCTCTAGCCGAACGCAAATGCGCAGATTAA
- a CDS encoding putative signal transducing protein, whose product MMATQPTPNSDLVRVFDTEQESEALVVKGLLESAGIDALVISLDAQQDILPGVGGVVVQVPGDRADEAREIIEAFRNQPTTDDEAAVEEEPPTA is encoded by the coding sequence ATGATGGCAACGCAACCAACACCGAACAGCGATCTGGTACGCGTCTTCGATACAGAGCAGGAATCAGAAGCACTGGTGGTCAAGGGCCTCCTCGAATCCGCCGGCATCGACGCCCTCGTCATCTCGCTCGACGCCCAGCAGGACATCCTCCCCGGCGTCGGCGGCGTTGTCGTCCAAGTCCCCGGTGATCGCGCCGACGAAGCCCGCGAAATCATCGAAGCCTTCCGCAACCAGCCCACCACCGACGACGAAGCCGCCGTCGAAGAAGAACCACCCACAGCGTAG